The stretch of DNA AGGTGCGACATGAGCGGCCTCCCGGAGATGAGCCGCGCAATCCGCGCTGCCATCGAGGAGGTTCGGAAGCCGGGATCGCCGGAGATGGACCTCCGCCCGCGCACTGGGCTCCGCGACGTGGACGCGGTCGCCGAAGTGGTGTGGGCCACCGCGGACCGCATCTTCGTCCGTGACGTGCAGAACGAGTTGCGCACAGGTGAGATGCGCAGGACCGACGTGAACTACGGTGACACCGTCCCTGAGGACATGGCGAAGCGTTATCACCAGGGCAGCAAGATCAGCGGCACCTTCGTGACCGACGAAAACGGAACCCGGTTCTCGCAGAGGTATGGCCAGGTCAACCCGTGGCCACGGCTGCAGGCTGAATACGCACGCGGCCAGGTGACCACCGCCAGGGTGTCGGACCTGAACCGCGGCGGCTGCTTTGTCGAGCTCGCATCCGGCGGCAAGTCCCGAATTCCCACCCATCAGGCCAACGCGGCTGGACTCCTGCTCGGCTCTGAAGTGCAGGTCAGAGTCCTCCACGTGGACCCTGTCCGGCAGCGCATCGACGTTGCCCTGGCGCACCATGCGGTGGCCTCCGCCGCGCCTCCCTCAATGGACGCGTATCCCCGGACGGGTGAGCGTCTGGCGGCGACGGTCAGGACGGTCGTGGCGGAACACGGGTTCGTCCTGGTGGAACTCGACGGCTACCCGGGCATGGCGAAGCCGGCGTTGCTACACGTCTCGGAAATGGCTCCGGCAACGCGGGACGGCGTGGAAGCGGGCTCCGTGGTGCACGGCGAGCGGGTCTTCGTCGAAGTGATCGAAGTGCGCCCGTCGCGAAGGGACCCAGGACTCCTCGACGTGCGGGTTCGCGAGGTCGACAGCGGAGTCGGAAAGACCGCCGATCCGGCGGAGCCGGTGGTCGCCGAATCAGCGGCATGACCGAGCCGGGAGCGCGCAGCACCGTGCCAGACCTCGCTCACCGCCTGTGGAACAGCGCAGTTCGCTCCGAGCACTATGCGAGGCCAGGGGGAGAGCAGTACCAGGCCGCAGTCCTCGAGCAGTACAAACTGTGCGTCGAAATGGCGGACCGGGTCAGCGCCCGGCGCAGCCTGACGAACACCTTCTTCCTCACGTTGAACTCTGCCGAACTCACCGCCGCTGGTGCGCTCAGCGGTCCCATCGGCCGGACCGTGCCGACCTGGGGCGTGGCCTCGATCGGGTTCGTGGCGCTGTTCCAATGCGTTGCCTGGTTTCTCCTGATTCGCTCCTACAGGCAGCTCAACGCGGCAAAGTACAAGGTGATCGGCGAGCTTGAGAAGCGCCTGCCGGCGCTCCCCTACTCCGACGCAGAGTGGGCGGAGCTCGGCGAAGGGAAGTCGTCCACCTCGTACCTTCCCTTGACCCATGTCGAACTCTGGGTACCTGGAGGCTTTGCCACCCTGTACCTGATCGCGCTGGCTACCGTGGCCGTCACCGGGTGACAGGTTGACAGCGCAGCTGACCTCGGTTGGCATGAGGGCCCGTCAGCTTGCTGACGGGCCCTCTCTGTTTCCGGGCCGCTCCGTGCAGGGGCGGGTTGCGCAGGCCAGCAGCCCGCGTGGCACGGATGCGGTCCTCAGCTCTGGTCGGCTGGCGGCGCCGCAGCTCCAAAGCGGTGCGTTCGCGGTCACCGGCCGGGAAGCCGCCGGCTCCACGCATACCCAGGCCGCCATGCCGGTGTACTCCGCGGGCCGGGCCGGCGGGCTTCGGGGCCAGTGGTCCCTACACCGTCGCTCTCACCTCCGTGCCCAGTTCGCGTCGGGCGCGGGCGGCGGCGCCGACCGGGACGGCGTCGGAGGACAGGGCGGCCCGGACCAGGCGGACGGGGTGGCCGCTGACCGGGGGTTCGACGGCGAGGGCAGACAGGATGACGGGCTCCAGGAGGGGCCAGGCGCGGCTGACTCCGCCGCCGACGACCACCGTGGTGATATCGACGACGCCCGCCGTGATCACGATCGCGCGGGCGATGCCCGCTCCCGCGGCGCGGTACACCGCGAGAGCGTCCTCGTCGCCGTGGGCAGCGGCCTCGGCGACTTCGCGGGCGGTGAGGCGGTGGCCGGTGCGGTCGGCGTAACGAGCCCCGATGGAGCGGCCGGAGGCCAGCGTCTCCAGGTGGCCGCGCCCGCCGCAGGAGCAGTGCAGGTCGCCGAAGCCGGGGATGTGCCCGATCTCGCCGGCCGCGCCGTGCGGACCCGCGTACAGGGCGCCGTTGGTCCACAGAGCGCCGCCGACGCCGGTCCCCAGGGTCATGCCGAGGACATCGGCCTCGCCGCGCACCGCTCCGCCGCAGACCTCCCCGTAGAGGAATGCGTTGACGTCGTTGTCCAGGAAGGCCGGGACGCCGAGGGCCTCCTCGACGGCGGCGGTGACGGCGAAGCCGGCCCAGCCGCGGAAGGAGTCGCTTGCGACCAGGATGCGGCCGTTCGCGGAGTCCACCACCCCGGCGGCGCCGATTCCGGCGCCCACCAGGCGGCCCGGGGTGCGGGCCAGCAGCGGGGCGAGCGCGTCGAGCGCGGCGTCCACCATGGCCCGGCCGCCCTCGAGCGCCGGGGTGGCGGTCTCCGCGCGGTCGAGGACGGTCAGGTCGTCCGAGCAGAGCACCACCTGGGTGGTGGTGCCGCCGATGTCGATGCCGGCGAACAGTGGCCGGAGGGTGTTGGGAATGGCAGGGTCCTGCGGGGTGTAGGGAAAGAGAAGAGGTCCGGTCACGCCTGGGCCTCCGTACGGCCGGCCGCGAGGGTGGCCAGGCGTTCGGCCCTGCGGCCCCGCTGCACCACCGGGTCGGGCACCGGCACGGCGGCCAGCAGACGGCGGGTGTAGTCGGTCTCCGGACGCAGCAGGGTCGTCCCGGTGGAGCCCTGCTCCTCGATGCGGCCGGCGCGCATCACGACGACGCGCTGCGCGAAGTGCTGCACGACGGCGAGGTCATGGGAGACGAACAGGCAGGCGAAGCCGAGTTCGCCCTGGAGTTCGGTGATGACCTCCAGGACCGCTTCCTGCACGCTCACGTCGAGGGCACTGGTGGGTTCGTCGGCGACCAGCAGCCGGGGTTCCAGGATCAGGGCTCGGGCCAGGCTGACCCGCTGGCGTTGTCCGCCGGAGAGTTCGCGGGGCGCGCGCCGGGCGAGTTCGCGTGGCAGCCGAACCCGGTCGAGGACGGCGGCGACCTTGGCCTGCCGGTCCTTGGCGGACAGGCCGCGACGGTGGACCCGGAGGGGTTCGGCGATGCACTCGCCGACGGTCATCCGAGCGTCGAGGGAGGCCACCGGATCCTGGAGGACGACACCGATACCGGCCCGCAGGGCGCGGCGGCCCCGGGCGCGGGTGCGGCCGAGGTCGGCGCCGAACAGGGAGACGGTGCCGGAGGTGGGCGGGATCAGGCCGAGCGCGACCCGGGCGGCGGTGGACTTGCCGGAGCCGGACTCGCCGACCAGGCCCAGGGTCTCCGCCGACCCGACCCGGAACGACACTCCGTCGAGGGCGCGTATGGCGGCCTTTCCGCGGCCGAACACCACGTTGATGTCACGCAGTTCGACCACCGCTTCGCCCTCGGGGCCGCCGGGCCCGGCAGGCGAGGCCGACGGCTCGGCCGCGGAACGGTTCGTCTGGGCCGGCACGGACGCGGCAAGCCGGCCGGTGCCGTCCGCGGCCTCGGCGACGGACAGCCGGGGCACCGCGGCCAGCAGGCGCCGGGTGTAGTCGTGGGCGGGGCGCAGCAGGACGTCCTCGACCGATCCGGTCTCCACGATCTCGCCCTGGTACATGACGGCGACCCGGTCCGCGAAGTCGGCGACGACGCCCATGTTGTGGGTGACGAGCAGCACGCCGGTGCCGGTCTCGACGGCGAGCCGGCGCAGCAGGTCGAGGATCTCGGCCTGCACGGTCACGTCGAGGGCGGTGGTCGGCTCGTCGGCGATGAGCAGGCCTGGCTCGTTGGCGATGGCCATGGCGATCACGACCCGCTGGCGCTGTCCGCCGGAGAGCTGGAACGGGTAGGCGTGGGCGCGCTTCTCCGGTTCGGGGATGCCGACCCGGCGCAGCAGTTCGACGGCCTCGACGGCGGCGTCCTTGGCGGACACCTCGCGGTGGTTGCGGATCACCTCGGCGATCTGCTTCCCGATCCGGGTGAGCGGGTCGAGCGCGGTGGCCGGCTCCTGGAACACCATGGAGACGGTCTTGCCGCGCAACGCCGCGAGGCCGTTCTCCGAGGCGCCGACGATCTGGGTGCCGGCGATGACGGCGCTGCCGGTGGCGCGGGCGTTCCCGGCGAGCAGGCCCATCGCGGCGAGCGCGATGGTCGACTTGCCGGAGCCGGACTCGCCGACCAGGGCCAGCGTCTCGCCCGGCTGGACCTGGAGGGACACGCCCCTGACCGCGGGTACGTCGCCGGTCTCGGTGGTGAAGACGACGCCGAGGTCGTCGAGTTCGAGGATCGGGCCGGACGCCGCGGTGCGGGCGGCGGAGCCCTTGGTGGTGGCGGTCATCCGCGTCCCCTCACATCGAATGCGTCGCGGAGTCCGTCCCCGATCGCGTTGAACGCCCACACCACCAGGATGATGGCCAGGCCGGGCGGCAGGATGAGCCACCAGTAGCCGGAGTAGGCGGCGGTGAGACCTGCGGAGAGCATGCCGCCCCAGTCGGTCTGCGGCGGCCGGACTCCCATGCCCAGATAGGAGACGTAGGCGACCAGCAGGATGGCGTCGGCGACCTGGAAGGTCGCGGCGACGATGATGGTGGAGACCGAGTTCGGCAGGATGTGCCGCAGGATCGCCCGGGCGTGCGTGCCGCCGATGGCGCGCAGGGTCAGGACGTAGTCCCGGTTCTTCAGGGTCAGCGTCTCGGCGCGGACCAGCCGGGACGGCACCAGCCAGGACACCAGGCCCAGGATGAGGACGAGACCGGTCAGGCCGGGCGTGGTGATGGCGGAGACCACGAGCAGGATGAACAGCGCGGGGATGGCGATGCCGGCGTCGACGATCCGCATCATCACGGCATCGATCCAGCCGCCCGCGTAGCCGGCGGCGGCGCCCCACAGCGTGCCGATGACGGTGGCGAGGACGCCCGCGGCGAGGCCGACGATCAGGGAGACCCTGCCGCCGTACATCAGCCGGCCCAGCTCGTCGTGGCCGACGGCGTCGGTGCCGAGCCAGTGCGCGCCGCTGGGGGCGAGGTTGACCTGCTGGAGCATGGTGTGGGTCTGGTCGGTGGAGTACACCAGCGGACCGGCGAAGCAGAACAGGAAGAAGAGGACCACGACGGCGAGTCCGACGACGGCCAGCTTGTTGCGCAGGAAGCGGCGGACGGCGAGTCGTGCGCCGGAGGCCTCGCGCGG from Streptomyces sp. 6-11-2 encodes:
- a CDS encoding ABC transporter permease, translated to MSAVIQPDMAPTKAAEPREASGARLAVRRFLRNKLAVVGLAVVVLFFLFCFAGPLVYSTDQTHTMLQQVNLAPSGAHWLGTDAVGHDELGRLMYGGRVSLIVGLAAGVLATVIGTLWGAAAGYAGGWIDAVMMRIVDAGIAIPALFILLVVSAITTPGLTGLVLILGLVSWLVPSRLVRAETLTLKNRDYVLTLRAIGGTHARAILRHILPNSVSTIIVAATFQVADAILLVAYVSYLGMGVRPPQTDWGGMLSAGLTAAYSGYWWLILPPGLAIILVVWAFNAIGDGLRDAFDVRGRG
- a CDS encoding ABC transporter ATP-binding protein: MTATTKGSAARTAASGPILELDDLGVVFTTETGDVPAVRGVSLQVQPGETLALVGESGSGKSTIALAAMGLLAGNARATGSAVIAGTQIVGASENGLAALRGKTVSMVFQEPATALDPLTRIGKQIAEVIRNHREVSAKDAAVEAVELLRRVGIPEPEKRAHAYPFQLSGGQRQRVVIAMAIANEPGLLIADEPTTALDVTVQAEILDLLRRLAVETGTGVLLVTHNMGVVADFADRVAVMYQGEIVETGSVEDVLLRPAHDYTRRLLAAVPRLSVAEAADGTGRLAASVPAQTNRSAAEPSASPAGPGGPEGEAVVELRDINVVFGRGKAAIRALDGVSFRVGSAETLGLVGESGSGKSTAARVALGLIPPTSGTVSLFGADLGRTRARGRRALRAGIGVVLQDPVASLDARMTVGECIAEPLRVHRRGLSAKDRQAKVAAVLDRVRLPRELARRAPRELSGGQRQRVSLARALILEPRLLVADEPTSALDVSVQEAVLEVITELQGELGFACLFVSHDLAVVQHFAQRVVVMRAGRIEEQGSTGTTLLRPETDYTRRLLAAVPVPDPVVQRGRRAERLATLAAGRTEAQA
- a CDS encoding S1 RNA-binding domain-containing protein; the protein is MLEQLRRREQAADEDLVFFAMPYGRKTMPDGYEQNFDVLYRDYFAEAVKLMGLKPDRADKIPGTTESPLQAAWDGIDRAGVVVVDLSATSTSVAMELGWAMCLHKRLVVLHYEGAEVPTNIQGQIRAITYRCDMSGLPEMSRAIRAAIEEVRKPGSPEMDLRPRTGLRDVDAVAEVVWATADRIFVRDVQNELRTGEMRRTDVNYGDTVPEDMAKRYHQGSKISGTFVTDENGTRFSQRYGQVNPWPRLQAEYARGQVTTARVSDLNRGGCFVELASGGKSRIPTHQANAAGLLLGSEVQVRVLHVDPVRQRIDVALAHHAVASAAPPSMDAYPRTGERLAATVRTVVAEHGFVLVELDGYPGMAKPALLHVSEMAPATRDGVEAGSVVHGERVFVEVIEVRPSRRDPGLLDVRVREVDSGVGKTADPAEPVVAESAA
- a CDS encoding ROK family protein; amino-acid sequence: MFAGIDIGGTTTQVVLCSDDLTVLDRAETATPALEGGRAMVDAALDALAPLLARTPGRLVGAGIGAAGVVDSANGRILVASDSFRGWAGFAVTAAVEEALGVPAFLDNDVNAFLYGEVCGGAVRGEADVLGMTLGTGVGGALWTNGALYAGPHGAAGEIGHIPGFGDLHCSCGGRGHLETLASGRSIGARYADRTGHRLTAREVAEAAAHGDEDALAVYRAAGAGIARAIVITAGVVDITTVVVGGGVSRAWPLLEPVILSALAVEPPVSGHPVRLVRAALSSDAVPVGAAARARRELGTEVRATV